A part of Propioniciclava coleopterorum genomic DNA contains:
- a CDS encoding potassium-transporting ATPase subunit F, whose amino-acid sequence MTLTIVAGVLGLAAVVYMGFALLHPEKF is encoded by the coding sequence ATGACGCTCACCATCGTGGCCGGTGTCCTCGGCCTCGCCGCCGTCGTCTACATGGGCTTCGCCCTCCTGCACCCGGAGAAGTTCTGA
- the kdpB gene encoding potassium-transporting ATPase subunit KdpB produces the protein MSTLTATPLTAPRRPHPSNGSGPLSARQVLASLPEALRKLDPRAQWRNPVMFLVWVGAALTTVSALAQSVTGAVETSGGSPVPAPFAWFIAAWLWLTVVFANVAEAVAEGRGKAQADSLRRTRTTTTAHRVVDFRSEDPGAETARLEDVASSELTLGDVVVAEAGDLIPGDGDIIWGIASVDESAITGESAPVIRESGGDRSAVTGGTRVLSDRIVVKITSKPGETFVDKMIALVEGAARQRTPNEIALNILLASLTIVFLVVVLTLNPIASADASPASVTVLVALLVCLIPTTIGALLSAIGIAGMDRLVQRNVLAMSGRAVEAAGDVSTLLLDKTGTITYGNRRAVAFRPLHGVPEQELMEAAALSSRADPTPEGASIVELAAASGGVPEQPEGSVVVPFTAQTRMSGLDLPGGVQLRKGAGSAVVAWVESEGADVPRRTRADLDELVEGISRSGGTPLVVARRAPGERPAVLGVVHLKDIVKDGLAERFAQLRRMGIRTVMVTGDNPLTAEAIAAEAGVDDFLAEATPEDKLAYIRQEQSGGRLVAMTGDGTNDAPALAQADVGVAMNSGTSAAKEAGNMVDLDSDPTKLIDVVAIGKQLLITRGALTTFSIANDLAKYFAVIPAIFVGAYPGLAALNIMGLHSPASAVLSAVIFNALVIIALVPLALRGVKYRAGDASQLLRRNLLIYGLGGVVAPFLGIGLIDLLVRLIPGF, from the coding sequence ATGTCCACGCTCACCGCAACCCCGCTGACCGCCCCACGGCGGCCGCATCCCTCCAACGGCTCCGGCCCGCTGTCGGCGCGCCAGGTGCTGGCCTCCCTGCCCGAGGCGCTGCGCAAGCTCGACCCGCGCGCCCAGTGGCGCAACCCGGTCATGTTCCTCGTGTGGGTCGGGGCGGCCCTGACCACCGTGTCCGCCCTGGCGCAGTCGGTGACCGGCGCGGTCGAGACGTCGGGCGGCTCGCCCGTACCGGCGCCGTTCGCGTGGTTCATCGCCGCATGGCTGTGGCTGACCGTCGTGTTCGCCAACGTCGCCGAGGCCGTCGCCGAGGGGCGCGGCAAGGCCCAGGCCGACAGCCTGCGCCGCACCCGCACCACCACCACCGCGCACCGCGTCGTCGACTTCCGCAGCGAGGACCCCGGCGCGGAGACCGCGCGGCTGGAGGACGTGGCGTCCTCGGAGCTGACGCTGGGCGACGTGGTCGTGGCCGAGGCCGGCGACCTGATCCCGGGCGACGGCGACATCATCTGGGGCATCGCCTCGGTCGACGAGTCGGCCATCACCGGCGAGTCCGCCCCCGTCATCCGCGAGTCGGGCGGCGACCGGTCCGCGGTCACGGGCGGGACCCGCGTCCTGTCGGACCGGATCGTGGTGAAGATCACCTCCAAGCCCGGCGAGACCTTCGTCGACAAGATGATCGCGCTCGTGGAGGGGGCGGCGCGGCAGCGCACCCCCAACGAGATCGCCCTGAACATCCTGCTGGCGTCGCTGACGATCGTGTTCCTGGTGGTCGTGCTCACCCTGAACCCGATCGCGTCCGCGGACGCCTCCCCCGCCAGCGTGACCGTGCTCGTCGCCCTGCTGGTGTGCCTCATCCCCACCACCATCGGCGCCCTGCTGTCTGCGATCGGCATCGCCGGCATGGACCGGCTCGTGCAGCGCAACGTGCTCGCGATGTCCGGGCGGGCCGTCGAGGCCGCCGGCGACGTCAGCACCCTGCTGCTCGACAAGACCGGGACCATCACCTACGGCAACCGGCGGGCCGTCGCGTTCCGGCCGCTGCACGGCGTCCCCGAGCAGGAACTGATGGAGGCCGCCGCGCTGTCGTCGCGGGCCGACCCCACCCCCGAGGGCGCCTCGATCGTCGAGCTCGCCGCCGCGTCGGGGGGCGTCCCAGAGCAGCCCGAGGGCAGCGTCGTGGTGCCGTTCACCGCGCAGACCCGGATGTCGGGCCTCGACCTGCCCGGCGGCGTCCAGCTCCGCAAGGGCGCCGGCTCGGCCGTCGTCGCCTGGGTCGAGTCCGAGGGCGCCGACGTCCCCCGCCGCACCCGCGCCGACCTGGACGAGCTCGTGGAGGGCATCTCGCGCTCCGGCGGCACCCCGCTGGTGGTCGCGCGCCGTGCCCCCGGCGAGCGGCCCGCGGTCCTGGGCGTGGTCCACCTCAAGGACATCGTCAAGGACGGCCTGGCGGAGCGGTTCGCGCAGTTGCGCCGGATGGGCATCCGCACCGTGATGGTCACCGGCGACAACCCGCTCACGGCGGAGGCGATCGCCGCCGAGGCGGGCGTCGACGACTTCCTCGCCGAGGCCACCCCCGAGGACAAGCTGGCCTACATCCGGCAGGAGCAGTCCGGCGGACGCCTCGTGGCGATGACCGGCGACGGCACCAACGACGCCCCCGCGCTGGCCCAGGCCGACGTCGGCGTCGCGATGAACTCGGGCACGTCCGCGGCCAAGGAGGCCGGCAACATGGTCGACCTGGACTCCGACCCGACCAAGCTCATCGACGTCGTCGCCATCGGCAAGCAGTTGCTCATCACGCGCGGCGCGCTGACCACCTTCTCCATCGCCAACGACCTGGCCAAGTACTTCGCGGTGATCCCCGCGATCTTCGTCGGGGCCTACCCGGGGCTCGCCGCCCTCAACATCATGGGGCTGCACTCCCCCGCCTCGGCGGTGCTGTCGGCGGTCATCTTCAACGCGCTGGTGATCATCGCCCTGGTGCCGCTGGCGCTGCGCGGGGTGAAGTACCGCGCGGGCGACGCCTCGCAGCTCCTGCGGCGCAACCTGCTCATCTATGGACTGGGAGGCGTCGTGGCCCCGTTCCTCGGGATCGGCCTGATCGACCTGCTCGTCCGCCTCATCCCCGGCTTCTGA
- the prfB gene encoding peptide chain release factor 2 gives MATDFASEISELDRSLTSIEVVVDPEKKRAEIAELSERVAAPDLWDDPDNAQKVTSRLSALNSELDRVGSLRSRLDDLGVLVELAQEENDADTLAEAQKEMASLHGDIAALEVRTLLSGEYDERDAVVSIRAGAGGVDAADFAEMLLRMYLRWAERHGHAVKVLDTSYAEEAGLKSVTFEVSAPFAYGTLSVEGGTHRLVRISPFDNQGRRQTSFAAVEVIPLIESTDHIDVPEADIRVDVFRSSGPGGQSVNTTDSAVRITHLPTGLVVSMQDEKSQIQNRAAAMRVLQSRLLLLKKQEEDAKKKELAGDVKASWGDQMRSYVLNPYQMVKDLRTGYEVGNPDSVFDGELDGFIDAGIRWRKSAENAED, from the coding sequence GTGGCCACCGACTTCGCATCCGAGATCTCCGAACTCGACCGCTCCCTGACGAGCATCGAGGTGGTGGTCGACCCCGAGAAGAAGCGGGCGGAGATCGCCGAGCTGTCCGAGAGGGTCGCCGCCCCCGACCTGTGGGACGACCCCGACAACGCGCAGAAGGTGACGTCGCGGCTCTCGGCGCTGAACTCCGAACTCGACCGGGTCGGTTCGCTGCGTTCGCGCCTGGACGACCTGGGCGTGCTGGTGGAGTTGGCGCAGGAGGAGAACGACGCCGACACCCTGGCGGAGGCCCAGAAGGAGATGGCCTCGCTGCACGGCGACATCGCCGCGCTGGAGGTCCGCACGCTGCTGAGTGGCGAGTACGACGAGCGGGACGCCGTCGTCTCGATCCGCGCCGGCGCCGGCGGCGTGGACGCCGCCGACTTCGCCGAGATGCTGCTGCGCATGTACCTGCGCTGGGCCGAGCGACACGGGCACGCGGTGAAGGTGCTCGACACCAGCTACGCCGAGGAGGCCGGCCTGAAGTCGGTCACCTTCGAGGTGAGCGCGCCGTTCGCGTACGGGACGCTGTCGGTCGAGGGCGGCACGCACCGCCTGGTCCGGATCAGCCCGTTCGACAACCAGGGCCGCCGTCAGACGTCCTTCGCGGCGGTCGAGGTGATCCCGCTGATCGAGTCGACCGACCACATCGACGTGCCGGAGGCCGACATCCGCGTGGACGTCTTCCGCAGCTCGGGCCCCGGCGGCCAGTCGGTCAACACCACCGACTCCGCCGTCCGCATCACGCACCTGCCCACCGGGCTGGTGGTCTCGATGCAGGACGAGAAGAGCCAGATCCAGAACCGCGCCGCCGCCATGCGCGTCCTGCAGTCGCGCCTGCTGCTGCTGAAGAAGCAGGAGGAGGACGCGAAGAAGAAGGAACTCGCCGGCGACGTCAAGGCGTCCTGGGGCGACCAGATGCGCAGCTACGTGCTGAACCCGTACCAGATGGTGAAGGATCTGCGCACCGGCTACGAGGTCGGCAACCCCGACTCGGTCTTCGACGGCGAGCTCGACGGCTTCATCGACGCGGGCATCCGCTGGCGCAAGAGCGCGGAGAACGCCGAGGACTGA
- the kdpA gene encoding potassium-transporting ATPase subunit KdpA yields the protein MDWLFYLATLGTLIVVLGLIHVPLGDYMAWVFTSPRDTRAERVLYRFMGVDPRSGQSWRAYLRGVLLFSLLGMLLLYALQRLQPWLPFSLGLPPVPEGIAFNTAISFVTNTNWQSYSPESTLGYSVQLAGLAVQNFVSAATGIAVAVALIRGLAARGTGTLGNFWVDLTRATLRILLPIAVAGALLLVLGGVIQNVQPWQEVTTVAGGAQSLPGGPVASQEVIKLLGTNGGGFFNANSAHPFENPTPWTNLLEILLILVIPFSLPRTFGRMVGDTRQGVALLAAMATLALLTTTALTAFELAGRGTAPQLAGAALEGKEVRFGVVGSSVFASVTTLTSTGAVDSMHDSYTALGGMMTMLNMMLGEIAPGGVGTGLYGLLVIAIIAVFLAGLLVGRTPEYLGKKIGPLPMKLASLAILVMPALVMVGIALSFGVPALRADVEGALANPGPHGLSEVIYAFTSAANNNGSAFAGLTATHPWFTGALGVAMLWGRFLPIALVLALAGTLSTQSPTEPTPGTLRTTGPLFVVLVVGTAVLVAALVFFPILTLGPLAEGLA from the coding sequence ATGGACTGGCTGTTCTACCTCGCGACCCTGGGCACGCTCATCGTGGTGCTCGGGCTGATCCACGTCCCGCTCGGCGACTACATGGCGTGGGTGTTCACCTCGCCGCGCGACACCCGCGCCGAGCGCGTCCTGTACCGCTTCATGGGGGTCGACCCGCGCAGCGGCCAGTCCTGGCGCGCCTACCTGCGCGGCGTCCTGCTGTTCTCGCTGTTGGGGATGCTGCTGCTGTACGCGCTGCAGCGCCTGCAGCCCTGGCTGCCGTTCTCGCTCGGCCTGCCGCCGGTGCCCGAGGGGATCGCGTTCAACACCGCGATCTCGTTCGTCACCAACACCAACTGGCAGTCCTACTCGCCCGAGTCGACGCTCGGCTACTCCGTGCAACTCGCGGGGCTGGCCGTGCAGAACTTCGTCTCCGCCGCGACCGGGATCGCCGTCGCCGTCGCGCTCATCCGCGGGCTGGCGGCGCGCGGCACCGGGACGTTGGGCAACTTCTGGGTGGACCTGACCCGCGCGACGCTGCGGATCCTGCTCCCCATCGCCGTCGCGGGCGCGCTGCTGCTGGTGCTGGGCGGGGTCATCCAGAACGTCCAGCCCTGGCAGGAGGTCACGACGGTCGCCGGCGGGGCGCAGTCGCTGCCCGGCGGGCCCGTGGCGTCCCAGGAGGTCATCAAGCTGCTGGGCACCAACGGCGGCGGCTTCTTCAACGCCAACTCCGCCCACCCCTTCGAGAACCCGACGCCGTGGACCAACCTGCTGGAGATCCTGCTGATCCTCGTGATCCCGTTCTCGCTGCCGCGCACCTTCGGCCGGATGGTCGGCGACACCCGCCAGGGCGTCGCGCTGCTGGCCGCGATGGCGACCCTGGCGCTCCTCACCACGACGGCCCTGACCGCCTTCGAACTCGCCGGACGCGGCACCGCGCCGCAACTCGCCGGCGCGGCCCTGGAGGGCAAGGAGGTGCGCTTCGGCGTCGTCGGCTCGTCGGTCTTCGCGTCTGTGACGACGCTGACCTCGACCGGCGCCGTCGACTCGATGCACGACTCCTACACCGCGCTGGGCGGCATGATGACGATGCTCAACATGATGCTCGGCGAGATCGCGCCCGGAGGCGTGGGGACAGGCCTGTACGGCCTGCTGGTGATCGCGATCATCGCGGTCTTCCTCGCCGGCCTGCTGGTGGGGCGCACGCCCGAGTACCTGGGCAAGAAGATCGGCCCGCTGCCCATGAAGCTCGCCAGCCTCGCCATCCTCGTGATGCCCGCCCTCGTGATGGTCGGCATCGCGTTGAGCTTCGGCGTCCCCGCGCTGCGCGCCGACGTCGAGGGGGCGCTCGCCAACCCGGGCCCGCACGGGTTGTCGGAGGTCATCTACGCCTTCACCTCGGCGGCCAACAACAACGGGTCGGCGTTCGCCGGGCTGACGGCCACCCACCCCTGGTTCACGGGCGCCCTCGGCGTCGCCATGCTCTGGGGCCGTTTCCTGCCCATCGCCCTGGTGCTCGCGCTGGCCGGCACGCTGTCCACGCAGAGCCCCACCGAACCCACCCCCGGAACCCTGCGCACCACCGGTCCGCTGTTCGTGGTCCTGGTGGTCGGGACGGCCGTCCTGGTCGCCGCGCTCGTGTTCTTCCCCATCCTCACCCTCGGTCCGCTCGCAGAAGGACTCGCCTGA